The following proteins come from a genomic window of Nitrosopumilaceae archaeon AB1(1):
- a CDS encoding alcohol dehydrogenase codes for MKAARIVLPNEPLVISDVTVQDPTGTQVLVKIKAVGVCHSDLHLWEGGYDTGDGFMKVTDRGVKFPVIPGHEITGVIEKVGADVVGFSIGEKVLIYPWLGDDDCPTCKSGDTNLCENPKSLGVFQNGGYAQYINVSHYKHLAKLSGLDLEEATSLACSGLTAYTAIKKACVNKPKVIIIIGAGGLGLMGIQIAKATSSAKIICVDLSNEKLEIAKNVGADVVINSKESDAIKEIMNITNNKGVDSIIDFVNGPPTVKMGLALLRKRGNLVLVGLFGGSVDLSLVTIPLKSITIQGAYTGSYEDMIKLLDLAKKGVVKPLISKRYSLNEVNTALNDLKDRKIIGRAVINP; via the coding sequence GTGAAAGCAGCTCGAATAGTTTTGCCTAATGAACCACTAGTAATTAGTGATGTGACGGTTCAAGACCCCACAGGAACTCAAGTTTTGGTAAAGATAAAAGCAGTTGGCGTATGCCACAGTGATCTGCACCTATGGGAGGGTGGATATGACACTGGAGATGGATTTATGAAAGTTACAGATAGAGGTGTAAAATTTCCCGTTATACCCGGACATGAAATTACAGGAGTGATAGAAAAAGTTGGAGCAGATGTTGTAGGATTCTCAATAGGGGAAAAGGTGTTGATATATCCATGGCTCGGTGATGATGATTGTCCTACATGTAAATCAGGTGATACAAATTTGTGTGAAAATCCAAAATCACTCGGTGTGTTTCAAAATGGCGGATATGCCCAATACATTAATGTGTCACACTATAAACATCTGGCTAAATTATCTGGATTAGATTTGGAAGAGGCAACTTCTCTTGCCTGTTCTGGACTTACAGCATATACTGCGATTAAAAAAGCATGTGTCAATAAACCAAAAGTCATCATCATCATAGGAGCAGGTGGTTTAGGTCTGATGGGTATACAAATTGCCAAAGCAACAAGTAGCGCAAAGATTATTTGTGTAGATCTCAGTAATGAAAAATTAGAGATTGCAAAGAATGTCGGTGCTGATGTTGTAATTAATTCCAAAGAGAGTGATGCAATAAAAGAAATTATGAATATTACTAATAACAAGGGGGTTGACAGTATCATCGACTTTGTTAATGGACCGCCTACTGTAAAGATGGGATTAGCATTATTACGTAAACGTGGTAATTTAGTCTTGGTGGGATTATTCGGTGGATCAGTGGATCTGTCACTAGTAACGATACCATTAAAGTCAATTACAATACAAGGGGCATATACTGGAAGTTATGAGGACATGATAAAATTACTTGATTTGGCAAAGAAGGGTGTAGTAAAGCCATTGATATCAAAAAGATATAGTTTGAATGAGGTAAATACAGCACTCAATGATCTTAAAGATCGAAAGATTATTGGTCGTGCAGTGATTAATCCATAA
- a CDS encoding chromosome segregation protein ScpA: MTDEPTAANISQEPVNVLFNPSKINKSNVWEIDLIHILDILLDILKKTGKNKDLRVAGMAALSSSLIYRMKVESIFALQKIATEQSSDSRKRTDVNIPLLDIPYRHESTYPVTLDELLELLENLIGTITNPRTNNRGLNIQPIDPPDFKQYFSTLENIIQQYEDLVITKVSKKGTILFSKIVSDLDVTDSIRCFFAILFLARDVKVDLEQKNSDILVSLIT; this comes from the coding sequence ATGACCGATGAGCCTACAGCTGCTAATATATCACAGGAGCCAGTAAATGTACTATTCAATCCTTCTAAAATAAACAAAAGCAATGTTTGGGAGATTGATTTAATCCATATTTTAGATATTCTTCTTGATATCTTGAAGAAAACTGGAAAAAATAAAGATCTACGAGTGGCCGGAATGGCAGCTCTCTCATCATCACTGATTTATCGTATGAAGGTAGAGAGTATATTTGCCCTTCAGAAAATTGCAACTGAGCAATCTTCTGATTCTAGAAAACGTACAGATGTAAACATCCCACTTCTTGATATACCATATCGACATGAATCAACATATCCTGTAACACTTGATGAATTATTAGAGTTGTTAGAAAACTTGATTGGGACGATAACTAATCCACGTACAAACAATAGAGGACTTAATATTCAACCTATAGATCCACCTGATTTCAAACAATATTTCAGCACTCTTGAAAATATTATTCAACAATATGAAGATTTGGTAATTACCAAAGTATCTAAAAAAGGCACTATATTATTTTCTAAAATTGTATCTGATTTAGATGTTACAGATTCCATTCGTTGTTTTTTTGCAATTCTCTTTCTTGCTCGTGATGTGAAAGTTGATCTAGAACAAAAAAATAGTGATATACTAGTTTCTCTAATAACATGA
- a CDS encoding methane monooxygenase/ammonia monooxygenase subunit B — MMTDKRILVIGLSVILALGTVGFNWVESILPTADAHGVQAQLQSRFVRIEDETFNRQSLQTGEQLTIQGKFVSLVERDLRAWNSIFSESTNAGNRWEILARDPPGNVFNLPGNGIVDYKITAKALEAGVYHVHTQLNVANVGPGLGPGQTVIVDGENIIKPIPYTNIAYQSIIIGVGYVITFATRPWQVI, encoded by the coding sequence ATGATGACCGACAAAAGAATATTAGTAATTGGACTAAGTGTGATTCTTGCTCTAGGTACTGTTGGATTCAATTGGGTTGAATCTATTTTGCCTACCGCAGATGCACATGGTGTACAAGCACAACTGCAAAGTCGTTTTGTTAGAATTGAGGATGAAACATTTAATCGACAATCACTCCAAACAGGTGAGCAACTTACTATACAAGGAAAGTTTGTTAGTCTTGTGGAACGTGATTTGAGAGCATGGAATTCTATTTTCTCCGAATCGACTAATGCAGGTAATCGCTGGGAGATTCTAGCACGTGATCCTCCTGGAAATGTATTTAATCTCCCAGGTAATGGTATTGTTGATTATAAAATTACTGCCAAAGCACTTGAAGCTGGTGTTTATCACGTACATACACAGCTCAATGTTGCAAATGTAGGTCCCGGATTAGGTCCAGGACAAACTGTTATTGTAGATGGTGAAAATATCATCAAACCAATACCCTACACAAACATTGCATATCAGTCAATAATAATTGGCGTTGGATATGTAATCACATTTGCGACAAGACCTTGGCAAGTAATCTAG
- a CDS encoding ammonia monooxygenase, which translates to MVWLRRCTHYLFIIVVAVNSTLLTINAGDYIFYTDWAWTSFVVFSISQTLMLSVGAAYYLTFTGVPGTATYYALIMTVYTWVAKGAWFALGYPYDFIVTPVWLPSAMLIDLAYWATKKNKHSLILFGGVLCGMSLPLFNMVNLITVADPLETAFKYPRPTLPPYMTPIEPQVGKFYNSPVALGAGAGAVLACTFMALGCKLTTWTYRWMAAWSKWD; encoded by the coding sequence ATGGTTTGGCTCAGACGTTGTACCCACTATTTGTTCATAATTGTAGTTGCTGTAAACTCTACATTGTTGACAATTAATGCAGGGGATTACATATTTTATACTGATTGGGCTTGGACATCATTTGTTGTATTTTCAATATCTCAAACATTGATGCTTTCTGTAGGTGCTGCTTACTATCTTACATTTACGGGAGTTCCAGGTACTGCTACGTATTATGCTCTGATAATGACTGTGTATACTTGGGTTGCCAAGGGTGCATGGTTTGCATTAGGTTATCCCTATGACTTTATTGTTACACCTGTATGGTTACCATCAGCGATGTTAATTGATTTGGCATATTGGGCTACAAAGAAAAACAAACACTCATTGATTCTGTTTGGAGGTGTACTCTGTGGTATGTCTTTGCCGTTATTCAACATGGTAAATTTAATCACAGTTGCAGATCCGCTAGAAACAGCATTCAAATATCCACGACCAACACTTCCACCTTACATGACACCGATTGAGCCGCAGGTAGGTAAATTCTACAATAGTCCTGTGGCGCTTGGTGCTGGAGCTGGAGCTGTACTTGCATGTACGTTTATGGCTCTAGGTTGTAAGCTGACTACATGGACGTATAGATGGATGGCCGCTTGGTCTAAATGGGATTAG
- a CDS encoding SMC-Scp complex subunit ScpB, which translates to MVKLTDKIPILIRLEVALYSAGRPLSLDELIKASGSDSKPKVLEQLEILMKKTKSAFKGLEITRLPDRTYVFQVKAQYGTLVRKFATKPILPKATLKTLSYIAYMQPISSKQLVETRGGSVYSHLKDLLSLDYITYQSVGRIKIYATTDRFQKYFGLDGDLANLKEQLFKKRRTS; encoded by the coding sequence ATGGTAAAATTAACTGATAAAATCCCGATTCTGATTAGACTTGAAGTTGCTCTCTATTCTGCAGGACGACCATTATCACTTGACGAATTGATAAAAGCGTCTGGCAGTGACTCGAAACCCAAAGTATTAGAACAATTAGAAATTCTAATGAAAAAAACAAAATCTGCATTCAAGGGGTTGGAGATTACGCGTTTGCCAGATCGTACATATGTCTTCCAAGTAAAGGCTCAGTACGGTACACTAGTTCGTAAATTTGCGACAAAACCAATTCTGCCAAAAGCCACGCTCAAGACTCTATCATATATTGCATACATGCAACCAATATCCTCAAAACAACTCGTTGAGACTAGAGGCGGTTCTGTATATTCACATCTGAAAGATCTACTCAGTCTAGATTATATCACATATCAAAGTGTTGGTAGAATAAAGATCTATGCGACAACTGATAGATTTCAAAAATATTTTGGTCTTGACGGTGATCTTGCTAATCTAAAAGAACAGTTGTTCAAAAAAAGACGTACTAGTTGA
- a CDS encoding prohibitin family protein, translating to MSNEVPININGKATAKVAIIFIAIIVIAGILFSSIQIVEAGHRGVLLHFGAVDLTQPPLTEGLHFVIPVSDQIIPIEVRTLKFVVASSAASKDLQTVTTEITVNYHPNAEFVHTLYKEVGLNYRDRVIAPAVEESVKQVTAKYNAEELITKRQLVKDDIESTITERLSTYHIKTDVISITDFQFSALFSQAIESKVEAEQKALKAENDLLRIEVEARQTVASAIGIAEANIAEAKGEAEAIEIINSALATNPNYLQWLKTQKWDGVLPLVVSDDATPFIQIPTR from the coding sequence TTGTCTAACGAAGTGCCCATCAATATCAATGGTAAAGCTACTGCAAAAGTGGCTATCATATTTATTGCAATAATTGTAATTGCTGGTATATTATTTTCATCAATACAAATTGTAGAGGCTGGGCACAGAGGTGTATTGTTACATTTTGGTGCTGTTGATCTAACTCAACCACCTTTAACTGAAGGACTGCACTTTGTAATTCCAGTATCTGACCAAATAATACCTATAGAGGTCAGGACATTAAAATTTGTTGTAGCCTCTTCAGCTGCAAGTAAAGACTTGCAAACTGTAACTACTGAGATTACTGTAAACTATCATCCAAATGCCGAATTTGTACATACATTGTATAAAGAAGTGGGATTGAATTACAGAGATCGTGTTATTGCTCCTGCTGTAGAAGAATCTGTGAAACAAGTAACTGCAAAGTATAATGCTGAAGAATTAATCACTAAAAGACAGCTTGTAAAAGATGATATTGAATCTACTATTACTGAGCGTTTGTCAACCTATCACATCAAAACTGACGTGATTAGTATTACCGACTTTCAATTCTCAGCACTATTCTCACAAGCGATTGAATCCAAAGTAGAAGCCGAACAAAAAGCACTAAAAGCAGAGAACGACCTTTTACGTATTGAAGTAGAAGCTAGACAAACTGTTGCTAGTGCTATTGGTATTGCAGAGGCGAATATAGCAGAAGCCAAAGGTGAAGCAGAAGCAATTGAGATTATTAATAGTGCACTTGCCACAAATCCCAATTATCTCCAATGGTTGAAAACACAAAAATGGGATGGCGTATTGCCACTTGTAGTGAGTGATGATGCAACTCCATTTATTCAGATACCAACACGATAA
- the msrB gene encoding peptide-methionine (R)-S-oxide reductase MsrB, producing MEKITKSKEEWKKELSLEDFDVCFNKGTEAPFSGKYNDCKDDGMYRCKCCGLELFDSQTKFDSGTGWPSFFKPTSEDTIENISDTSAGMVRTEVNCNRCGAHLGHVFDDGPNPTGLRYCINSASLKLEDR from the coding sequence ATGGAAAAGATAACAAAGTCAAAAGAAGAATGGAAGAAGGAACTGAGTTTGGAAGATTTTGATGTTTGTTTCAATAAAGGTACAGAAGCACCATTTTCAGGAAAATATAATGATTGTAAAGATGATGGCATGTATCGTTGCAAATGTTGTGGTCTAGAATTATTTGATTCACAAACAAAATTTGATTCAGGTACCGGTTGGCCTAGCTTTTTCAAACCAACCTCAGAGGATACCATAGAGAACATATCAGATACTAGTGCAGGGATGGTTCGAACAGAGGTAAATTGTAATAGATGTGGAGCGCATCTCGGACATGTATTTGATGATGGACCGAATCCAACAGGACTTAGATATTGTATAAATTCAGCATCACTGAAACTTGAAGATAGGTAA
- a CDS encoding thioredoxin family protein, with amino-acid sequence MAVMESQISLKTGDMAPDFELVGIDNHKHSLKDYADKRATLIIFMCNHCPFVKAKVEAIKEIHTRFEQDVNVIGINSNDSVKYPDDSFESMKTVAIEKEMQFDYLVDESQDIAKKYGATCTPNPFLFDKDFKLIFHGKIDNAMKPEDIATEKTMIDNIIKFLDGKSIEKDFDPSIGCSIKWKE; translated from the coding sequence ATGGCAGTGATGGAATCACAAATATCATTAAAGACCGGAGATATGGCTCCAGATTTTGAACTTGTGGGTATCGATAATCACAAACACTCTTTGAAAGACTATGCGGATAAAAGGGCAACATTAATCATCTTTATGTGTAATCATTGCCCATTTGTAAAAGCCAAAGTGGAGGCAATCAAAGAAATACACACACGATTCGAACAAGATGTCAATGTGATTGGAATTAACAGTAATGATTCAGTAAAATATCCTGATGATAGTTTTGAGAGTATGAAGACAGTTGCTATAGAAAAAGAAATGCAATTCGATTACCTAGTTGATGAATCACAAGATATTGCAAAGAAATATGGAGCTACGTGTACACCAAATCCATTCTTGTTTGATAAAGATTTTAAATTAATATTTCATGGTAAGATTGATAACGCAATGAAACCAGAGGATATAGCCACGGAAAAAACTATGATTGATAATATTATAAAATTTTTAGATGGAAAATCTATAGAAAAAGATTTTGATCCATCAATTGGATGTTCCATAAAATGGAAAGAATAG